The sequence CCAAGAATAAAAAGCAGAAAACCGAAAAAAACAAACAAATTTTCCTTGTCGCGCCGATGGCGGGAATAACGAAGGCGGCCGGCGGGGCTAACATTCTTACGGGCGGAGCGACAACTATAAACCGGATCGCCTGCAGCAATTGCGAGGTTTGGACAAAGGAAGTGGTGAGGTTCCTTAACCGCTGCCGCACGGGCGAGGTCAAACTGAACGCGGTAGAAACCGTCACATCGATGAGAAGCGGACCGCTGAACAACTCGAAAACCGTCGAACGGCCGTCTGCAGAGTTTTATCCATACGTTTCCGAACGAGCGTTTCAGATGGCCATACCGCGGAACTGGAAAGCGATGCCGAACGGAGACATGATCTTCGCCACCGACGGCGCCCGGGACGGAACGGCGATCACGCACGGGGCGATGGTGATATTCTCGAACGCGCTTTACGATCGTCTGCCCGATGCGGTAAGAGCCGTCTCGCAGGATATTTTGAGCGGAAATACATATTTGCGACTGACCGGCTCGACGAACGCCAAATTGTCCGGGCGGGACGCGACGGTCGTATCGCTGGAAGGTCGCTCGCCAACTACAGGAAAGGTCGAAGTTGCTTACCTTTACATCGCTTTAATGAAGGACAAACGCGCGGTCACTTTTGTTTTTGTCTGTCCGGACGAAGAACGGTCCGTCTATCAGGACACGTTCAACCGGATGGTCGCATCGATCCGTTTCAAGGACTAAACGATGGGAATCACGCTGCAAGAATCATCCGCCTTTTCGCGAAATAATTCCGCGACCGGAACGGCGTCCGAAAGTGCCGGGATGATGGCCGATTTTGCGCGCGGCGCGCTTCGAACGGACAATTCTGCCGATTCTCTTCGGATCGCCGAAAGCGGGCTCAACGGAGATTGGACGGGCGTTCTCGGCGGCGATCCGGGCGTGCTCCCGACCGCCGCGCGGAGTCTCGCCCGAACGCTGCCGCCGGAACTTTCGCGGCTGATCGGTTCGGCGGAACCTCTGTTGACCGAAGGCCTGAGCGGGTTGCTTAGCGGAGACGGGTTTTCGGGTCTCGGCGGGATGATGTCGCTCGACGGGATGATGGGCCTCGCCGGCCAGTTCCTGCCGCCGTGGGCAGGCGACGCGATGGCCGTCGGCAACGAACTGCTGAACAATTTCCCTTCGGATCTGTCGGATCTTGCCGGTTCGGTTGAAAACTTAGCGGGACGGTTCCTGCCCCCGGAACTTCAGGCCGCCTGGGGAGCGATCCAGCAGGCGGGCGGAATCCAGGGACTGCTGGCGGACTTTTTCGACGAACCGAAACCGCCGCAGTCGCCTCCGGGGCCTTGGGCGGCCCGGTTGACCGACATCGCCGCCTGTCCGGGCGGAGCCGGACCGATCGCCGCGCCGTGCCTGCCGACTGTCTTTATCGGCGGTTTCCCTGCGGCCCGCAGGTCCGACGTCGTGATCTGCAACGGACTGCCGATCGATTCGATCGCGACCGGCGAACCGACGGTCTTGATGGGCGGGCTGTTCGCCGCCCGCCGCGACGACAAAACCGCGCACCAGGGAAAGATCGAGACCGGTTTCCCGACGGTTCACATCGGCAAGAAGCGAAGTCAGGCTGGAATTCAGAAGGCGATTCAATGTGCCGCTGAAGCTGCCGACGCCGGCGCGGCGACGATTAGCGGTTCGGGAATCACGGGGCCGCTGACCGATGGCGCGTTCGGGGGGCTGGGAGACATCTTCAAAGACGCGGCCGCCGGTGCACTTGGCGATTTCGCGAAGGAAAAGATCGGCGGCTTGGTTTCCGACAAGGTCGGCGAGGCGATTTCGAACGTCTTTGAAGATAGCGAGAAGCCAAAAGTGAAGCCGCAGCCTAAGCTTGTCGATGACGAGTTTGGTACTACGAAAAGGAACTAATAGGCGCGATGATATGAGCATATGGCTGTGCTTATGTGGTCCAGACAAAATTCGACGATTAAAAGGACGTTTTGATGTTCAAACTAAGTCAAACGCACAACCAGGCCTTTTACACGTGCGCGGACGCCGAGTTCGTATGCGAGGTCGTGAGCTATCTGTTTGCAAATCACGCCGAGACGCGAATCAAACTTCCAGACAGTGAGTTCGCAATTCGGGAGTTACCGGAAAACAGACTTCGTAAGATGGTCAAACTCGGAATCAAAAAGGCGCGTGGCTACGGAATGAGCTGGCAGAGTTCGCTCATCGCATTTGTTGTGATAATGGTCGTCACGGCCCCGAATTTTGACGAGAATATCCGGATTCGTTCCGTAATATCCGACGAAAAGGTCTTTCCGGAAGAGCGTCTTGATTTGCTTTGGTCAGAAACTGACGATGCGGTTTGGGAAGAAGTCTCAGAAAGTTACGACCCGAAATGCTGGTTTGCGGAAGCAGACGATCTCCGGGGGGCAACGTAATGGGAGCACACGAAAATGTCAAAGTCCCCGCCCAAGCTGCGGCGGAATGCACAGCGAATGTTCCGCCGGCGTGCAGGAAGATGGGTGTGTGCATTCCCGACGCTAACGATTTGAGTTTCGCGGAGAGCAAGAGCGCGAGTGATGTTGCATATGACGGGGAAGAAGGTGATGTTTACCGATTTCCGGATGGGAAGGAGTGGCGCGTCGATTCGCTGATCGAGAACACCCAAACCGGATTTCGCAGCGTGGTCATGAAACCGGTCGATTCATCGAATGACCGGGTCATTCTGGCTTTTGCCGGGACCGACACAACAGATTTGGCAGAATTCGCAAAAGATATGTTTTATGGGAACCTTCCGTTGACGGTTGGTGATCAATACGAGCAAGCGGCTGCAACCGCAAAAGACTTGAAAGCCAAATACGGTGATCGACTAAGGTTAACCGGGCACTCTCTGGGCGGCGGATTGTCAACTTACGCGGCGGCAATGAATGGGTGCTTAAAATCTACAGGTATCAATTCGGCGCCGTTGCATGGGAACGCGAATGGCGATGTGGTTGCAAAAAGATGTTCCAGGGAATTCCATTTTGACTACAATACAGCGTGGGAATTTGTGCACAAGCTTCCCGGCTTCAATTGGGGCGACGCGGAATCGGTGTATGGAAGTGGTAACATCTTTGACAGGCATTCATTGAAGAATACGGCACCGTGTGTGGCGCCTCCCAAGAAGGTAAAGAGTGGAAAGAGCCAAGGATTGAAGAGTATGGTGGAGCGTCGAAGGAATCGGCGTGCAGAGCAGTTTGAGGAGGCGAGACTACAGTTTGAGGAGGCGAGACTAAACGAATTGGATCGACAGGAACAAGCCCGCCTAGACAAGTGGCACAGTGAAGGTGGATATGATGGCCCGGCACCACAACCGCCGCCGCGCCCGAAGAAGAAATGAGCGCCTTTTGGAGTAAACGAATCGAAAACGACCGAAATCAATACGAACTTTACGCTCATGGGCGCGGCGAGAATCGGCATACTCGTGGTAATTGATGGTTCGCATTTGAAAATTCGAGCTGATTTGCTCGCGGTTAGACGGCTATTGCCAAACACTACCGTGAAGTCGGTTTTGTTCCAGGCAGAGCAACCAAAGCCGGCATACCGGTGAGCGGCGTGAAATATGTAGAACCAGCAAATCAAGGTTGCGGATGATTCGGAACCGCGCGGATTCAAAATTATGCCGATCTATCTCGAAGTGATAAATGGAAAATACGCAGCGGGCACGGTTTCGCTGGAGGATGGCGATGTCGCGCGGGTGGGGCGTGGGGCGCGGGCCGACATGTGTTTGCCCGACGATTTCGGGCTGGCGGAAACACATTTTCTGCTGGCGTTCGACGGTTACACCGGGCGTTTGATCGATTCCGGAAGCTCCTCGGGAACGTTCGTCGGCGGCAAGCGGATCCTCGCCGCCGAGATCGAAACAAACTGTAGGATCTCGGCGGGCGAAAGCGAGTTCGCCGTTCTGTTCGAGCAGGATTTTGGCGTGACGAAGCCCGAGACTCCAATCAAACGGCTCGTCGAGTTTCTCCGTTCGCGCGACGGCGATCTTTTCTGTCTTCTCGACGCGGCGCGCGACGAGAAGATACTCTCGCTGCTGCGGAAATCGAATTCGAAGCATATGTCGCTCTATCAGGGTGAATCGCAGAGGCAGATGGCACACGTCGCGCCGTACCTTGTCGAGTTCGACAAGTCCGATGTCTTTTTGGAAAGGCTGTTGAGACACGGCTGGGGCAAGCGCTGGTGCACGTTTTTCTCGAGCCGCGCCGGTTTCGGCCACCTTCGCAAGCACTTTCGCCGCTTCCTGTTCGTCAAGGACGAAAGAGGCGCATCCGTCTATTTCCGCTTCTACGACCCGTCCATAATGCGGACATTTCTGCCGGCATGCACCGATGACGAACTCAAAGATTTCTTCGGTTATGTCGACCACTTTTACACCGAAGATGAAATGCCGTCGCGCGTCAAGTGTTTCGGTCGCGACGACGCCCTTCCATTTTCGGAAACAACATTCGTTTTCGACCTGATCAAATAGTTTTAGGGTAGAATTACAGATATTTCGCGGTCTAAGTAGACTGAAAAGGTTATCCCGGCCTCCGTCGTCCGGACGCGGAATCTAACCGATCGAAAATGTCGGATAATCCAAATCCTCTGACTGACGATTTGCTGCGGCTGTATGTGAATGCGCCGGGGGAGGCGGAGTCTGCCCGGATCTTGGAACGGTTGGTCGGGGAACTGGCGCTGCCGGTGATCGAGCGGACGCTGCGGATGAAGTTTCGGCAGTCGGCCGAGCGCGGGGTCGGGTTTTCTTCCGGCGATCTCGAGGATCTTTGCAATCAGAGCTGTCTGAACCTCGTCCTGAAACTCGCGGCGATGCGCGCCGAACCGGACGGGAACGGCATCCGCGATGTCCGGGGTTACGCGGCGGTCGTCGCGTACAACGTCTGGCACGACTTCTTGAACGAATCGACGCCGAACTGGAAGAGCCTCAAAAACAAGATCCGCTACGCCATCGGGCGCTCGGAGGAAATCGGTCTTTGGAGCGACTCGGGCGAAATCCATTGCGGGTTTGCGAGCCGCGAACGCACGACAGCAAGGGCGTTGGCGGGCGACGAGATGTCCGAACTTCTCGCCGCAATCCCGCATTTGAGAAGCTCCGGGCTTCCGGAGATCGTGTTTGAAATACTTCTTCGGGCAAACCGCCCGCTCCGGCTGAACGATCTCGTGACGGTCGTCGCCCGGTTGTGGGCGGTCGAGGACATCGCCGACGCGGCGCTCGACGGTTATCGCGAGAATACGCTCTCGGGCGGAAACGGTCAGCGCGATCTTGAAATGCGGTTCGAACTTGAACAGATCTGGAGCGAGATCAGCCAGTTGCCGGAAAATCAGCGGACGGCGCTGCTCTTTAACCTGCGCGACGAACAGGGCCGCGAGATGCTGTTCGTCTTTTTCAATTCCGGTATCGCGAACCTCAAACAGATCGCCGCGGCGATGTCGCTCGACGGGGAAGAGTTTTCGAAAGTGCTGCCGCTCCTGCCGTTCGACGACCGGACGATCGCCGACAGAATGGGGATCACGACGAAACAGGTCGCCAATCTTCGGAAGGTCGCGCGCGACAATCTGCGGCGGCGTCTCGCCGGAAAGCCGAGACGAAATCGGCGCGGAGGTGAAAAATGAGCGGTATGATCGACCATCCGAGCCCGGATACCCTTATCGCGTACGCCGAACGGCGGCTCTCGTCCGGCGAAATGACAAACGTCATCCTCCATCTGGCCGAATGCGCGGAGTGCCTCGAGTCGGTCCGGCCGGCGTTCGCGACAGCGCGGACGGTCGCCCTGTTCGACGCTGCCGGCGGCGATGCGTTCCACCTCGATTTCGACGAACATCTCAGGCCGTTCGTGGACAGTGAAGCCGACGCCGTGACGCGCGAACTGGTCGAGAGCCATATTCTCGACTGTCCGGCCTGTGCCTTCGAACTTCGCGAATTGCGCGAGTTTTCCGAAAGCTTGCGGCTGCGCGAGTTCGAGACGGCCGCGCCGCCGACGATCTGGGCAAAGATCGGCGCGATGTTCAACGCCCGATCGATGAGATTCGCGGCAGCCCTCGTACTGCTGCTGTTCGTGGCGGCGGCCGTCTATTTCGTCTGGCCGGAACGTCGCTCGGCGGAGATCGTGTCGACCGCGGACATCGCACCGAACATATCTGATCCGAAATTGCCGCTGCCCGAGCCTTCACCGACGCCAGGCGCGATCGTCGATCCCGAGAAAACTCCGCCGGCCGCACCGGAAGATTCGGAAAACCTTCCCGATCCCTTTCGCGCGGAAACGGCACAGGCGGTCAGATCCGGACGGCTCTCGCTGCCGGGTTTTCTCGCGGCGCTCGGCGGCGCCGGCAGCCTTCGCGGCGGCGGTGGCGATCGGACGCCGGCCGCATTGACGCCGAACGGCGAAGCTGTCCGAAGCGCCGCGCCGTTGATCAGTTGGAACGGATTTGCCGACGCCGGCGAAGGTTACACGGTCGCGATCTATGACGAGAACGGCGATCTTGTCGAGCAAAGCCCGACGCTCGACGCGAACCGTTGGAAGCCGTCGCGCGAGCTTGCCCGCGGCCGCGTCTACGATTGGGAAGTGCGTTCCTCGAAATCCTCGAAGGCATTTGCCGGACGGTTCCGCGTGATCGACCGGGCGGCTCTCGCCGAACTCGGCCGGCTTCCGCGCTCAACGCCTTTCGCCCGCGGCGTCGCGCTTGCGAACCGCGGTCTTCTGACCGAAGCCGCCGCCGAGTTTCGACGCGCGATCCGGACCGGCGACAACGTTCAGACGGCGAAGAAGTTCCTGCGGCAGATCGGCGCGGCAAAGCGAGGCGGGTAGAAGCCCCGATCTGCCGGTCGGGCCGCGCAGGGCTTGATCCCGGGCACTAGTTTTCGCCTCGGAGATTCTTGACAGAGCTTCTGCTTTGGAAGGGCAACGCTTAACCAACCGCTACCGCAGTTGGTACTGACCTGCGGTAGCGGTCGTTTTTCCGCGGCCGACAACTTGCGGTTCTAAAATAAACCGTTTGCGAGAGGTAGCGCCGGCGGAGTTTCTTCGTCTTGTTTCAGCAATAGGCCCAACCAAAGTCGGAACCTCGTATCCCGGACGCACACCCAGCGCGTTCGGGGCCTCGCCATCTCGCCGTTCTTGACTCGAGATGCAAAAATCTCCGGCGTTTGCCAAGCCTGCCAGTCGCTTCAGTTAAAGTCTGGATTTCTTCCCGCGGTCTTCGCCGGTGGCAACATCGAAATACGAACCCGTCCGAGACGCACCTATCCGATGATCTTCCTGTATGGAAAACCAATGCTGTGCTAAACGTTGGATTGCAGATTGTGCCGGAAACGGAGTGTCAAAACACTCAGATTTCGAAACCCAGGTGTCACCCGCCAACAATTCGAGCGAGCGTGTAAAACACGCGGACCTATTGCATCCGCTAGAGTTACGCGTGTTACACACGCTTTGGAAGTCGGCGCGGCGGGCCACCTGGGTTCCGCTTCGCTTCACGTGGTGCTATCGCAAGTTCGCGTGCTCCGCACGCTTGAAGAAGTAAATTCAGATTCCTTATTACGAACATCGGCAGTTTGTTGAATCTTGATCCTTGACTCAAAAAAGGATCGTTGGAAAACAACCGTTTTATTCCTCGGGCTTTTCCTGAAAGCAACCTATGATTAGACCTATCTAGTCAGTATGCCGTAGCTCATTTGAGCCGCCGGTGCGTCATAATTGCTGTTTTTGCAGCAGCGCGCCGGAAGCTGAAACGATGACCGAACCGACTCAAGTTGAACTTGCGAAGATCGCCGAAGACAGCGCCTTGGCGGCGGTGGTCGTCGATGAGAATTCGTCCGTCAGATCGTCCGCGAACAACAATTCGATTTGCGAAGTGTTGAACGCATCGGACGAGTTTGCGCCGTCGTGCGCCGAGTTCTGCGGGCGTGCGGTCGAGTTCGCGGGCGACGATCGCGGTTCGTACCGGTGCTTCGCCGGCCTCGATTGTGTCGCCGTTCGAATGAGAACCGCGAAACCTTTGGTCGCGATCGTCGGGCGCGCGTTCACTTCCGCCGAGAATTACCGCCGCGCGACCGAACGAGCCA is a genomic window of Acidobacteriota bacterium containing:
- a CDS encoding PAAR domain-containing protein, with amino-acid sequence MAVGNELLNNFPSDLSDLAGSVENLAGRFLPPELQAAWGAIQQAGGIQGLLADFFDEPKPPQSPPGPWAARLTDIAACPGGAGPIAAPCLPTVFIGGFPAARRSDVVICNGLPIDSIATGEPTVLMGGLFAARRDDKTAHQGKIETGFPTVHIGKKRSQAGIQKAIQCAAEAADAGAATISGSGITGPLTDGAFGGLGDIFKDAAAGALGDFAKEKIGGLVSDKVGEAISNVFEDSEKPKVKPQPKLVDDEFGTTKRN
- a CDS encoding DUF2974 domain-containing protein; translation: MGAHENVKVPAQAAAECTANVPPACRKMGVCIPDANDLSFAESKSASDVAYDGEEGDVYRFPDGKEWRVDSLIENTQTGFRSVVMKPVDSSNDRVILAFAGTDTTDLAEFAKDMFYGNLPLTVGDQYEQAAATAKDLKAKYGDRLRLTGHSLGGGLSTYAAAMNGCLKSTGINSAPLHGNANGDVVAKRCSREFHFDYNTAWEFVHKLPGFNWGDAESVYGSGNIFDRHSLKNTAPCVAPPKKVKSGKSQGLKSMVERRRNRRAEQFEEARLQFEEARLNELDRQEQARLDKWHSEGGYDGPAPQPPPRPKKK
- a CDS encoding DUF4123 domain-containing protein codes for the protein MPIYLEVINGKYAAGTVSLEDGDVARVGRGARADMCLPDDFGLAETHFLLAFDGYTGRLIDSGSSSGTFVGGKRILAAEIETNCRISAGESEFAVLFEQDFGVTKPETPIKRLVEFLRSRDGDLFCLLDAARDEKILSLLRKSNSKHMSLYQGESQRQMAHVAPYLVEFDKSDVFLERLLRHGWGKRWCTFFSSRAGFGHLRKHFRRFLFVKDERGASVYFRFYDPSIMRTFLPACTDDELKDFFGYVDHFYTEDEMPSRVKCFGRDDALPFSETTFVFDLIK